The genomic interval gggatagcCATGGCCCACCATTCGACGCCCAGTTCCCAGAAGGCCCTGATGATGGAGCTGAAGTCCCTACAGGAGCAGCCAGTGGAGGGCTTCCGCATCGGCCTGGTGGAGGAGTCGGACCTTTACAACTGGGAGGTGGCCATCTTTGGACCCCCCAACACACTGTACGAGGGAGGCTACTTTAAGGTGAGGCTACTGTGTAGGGGTGTAGCAGGTTTGTGTGTGGTGAGCCAAccgtggagggaggggggtgggatGTACAACACGCTGCTTTGTTGCCTAGGGGTGTAGCAGGTTTGTGTGTATGTCTTCAGGTGTTTCTCCCTCCaatctcgctctgtctctctctttcccactcacCCCCTCCCTAGCCAGTCTCCTTCCCACTTGCAGTTTGATCGTTATGCTCCAGACTCCTATTTTTAGCTGTGGAAGGATATAAATGGCACCTAAGCATAGAGCGAGCGAGGAAGAGAAGGGCATGATGAGACTCTTCTCCTTTCCCCTGAGTGACTTATTCAGTGTGTCTAGTCCACCACATTAGCATAGAAGTCTGGTGAGAGGGAGCCCACATCCAGGCCATGGCATGTACTCTTCCAAGTGGGCAAAACTGGTTGCAATGACATCAGTGCAATGATCATTATAACTTATTTTGTGAGTGATGTCATTGTCAGGTTGTATACTGGTTTTAAAGGGAAGTTTTGTAAATGTTTTTCTAGCAACCACAAAATATGTATTTATCTGGTTATCGGACCAAATAACTACTAGGGCTGTGATGATACCAGTGTCGCAATATTTTTTCCACAATGACTAAAATGTGATGTCTTTCTGAGGAACAAAGATGTCATGTGACTGTAATCTAGTTACATGACGTCTTCTCAACCAGATAACCGATTTACAATTAGAGAACGACCAATCTTGATTTTATTTTTTAGGGTCGATACCGATTTCTGGGTCTCAAGGAGGCCAATATTTTAGACCGATAGTCAATATAATAAAATGTTAACATTTTGGTGACAAAATGCCATAAACAGCCATGtatgcattaatgaatcaattTGAAAATCAAACAATACATTTAACTTTGTTGTTACCAATCTAACTACATACCAGCATGGTAATTTAATATTATATAATGGTAAATCTCTTGATAAACTGTGTAAATTAAGATTGCATAGTCCTACTTACAATACAGGTGTATTAATATTTaataggagtgtgtgcatgcattgcgTTACTGAACTTGTTTTGGCTGACCAGTGGTGTCTATGGTGCTACAGATGACAAAATCTGTTTGCTTTCCATTTGGGACTTATTAGcctactgatcaacaacatttgcgtAGAAGCAACACTCCAGCATGTCATGCCTGTATGGAAGGACATCATATAGGCACTGCTGTTAGTTTGAGAATATAAAATAACATATATTCAATGGAAATTGGTCCAACATAACGTCATGATTTGTGATCACAGATAGTGTTTTTATTAATTTCATCagggaaaagtttttttttttctccagctGTCAGGACACATCTCTAAATAACTCAGCTGCCAGGACGAAATTAGAAACAACTCAGTTGGCTAGTTCAAATATCTGTCAAGAAATGGGCAGGTTGTAACTTGATCCTATTGCTACGATTGGCTAGAGCGAGGCTGTAACTCTGCTCTCTTTCACATCTCCTCACCGCTCTCTCCATTGCTCATATCACTTGTTACTGTTTATTGCTACTATGAGAACTAGCTCAATGGTGATGACATTTGCTTCCAAGCCATGAATATggataatatctaacaaggagAGCGAGGGTTGTAAAACAGATGAAACGACGATGGACGTTCTGTCTAAATTACTCAAATCTGCCCATAGTTTAAGAAGTGAGGATGCACACATGCTCGCTGATCTAAAGCTTATTGGTCTATAAACATGCAGGAAAATTCTTAGGTAGCTAAACCTATTGACAACCTTTATTGTGGTATTTTAAAACACTACTTTCCCTGTTACGACAATCATCTAATCCAACTATTAACTGTCAGTTTACAGATATGATTGCGGCTGGTCAGATCAGCGCACCAGGAAATGGCTCGTTGCCAAAAAGGATGCATGTTCAAAATGAtaaccagctaacattagctaactatGTTGGGTATTAGCTCCTATCCGATCTTAGCACCATGTTTATCTAGTCAGCTAGCTAGTATAGTAGctaatatagctagctaacaccacATGAAAGGGGTTAATTAGCAAAATAACaagaatgcaccaatttgtaagtcgctctggataagagcgtctgctaaatgacttaaatgtaaatgtaagtttaTTGTTTGCATGTGTTAAGTGCTCTGTTTAGTAAAAGAATATAGGGGCCAtaaaaaatcaaattttattggtcacatacatgtgtttagcagatgttattgcgggtgtagcaaaaggCTTGCgcttccaacagtgcagtaatatctaagttTCACACAATATACCCTAAAAAACATGTAAGTCATGTAAGAACACGTAAGAATGGATTAAGAAATGGATtaagtatatgtatgtatgtgcataTATATTAGTTGAAGTTTgcatacacataggttggagtcattaactcgtttttcaatcactccacatatttcttgttaacaaaatatagttttggcaagtcggttaggacatctactttgcatgacaagtaatttttccaacaattgtttacagacagattatttcactgtatcacaattcaaggtattggagtggccatcaaaaagccctgacctcaatcctatgctTGTGCGAgtaaggaagcctacaaacctgactcagttacaccgactctgtcaggaggaatgggccaaaattcacccaacttattgtgggaagcttgtagaaggctacccaaaacgtttgacccaagttaaacaatttaaaggcaatgctactaattgagtatatgtaaacttctgacccactgggaatgtgatgaaagaaataaaatattaaataaatcactctactattattctgacatttcacattcttaaaataaagtgatgatcctaactgacctaaaacatggaatttctactaggattaaatgtcaggaattgtgaaactaagtttaaatgtatttggctaaagggTATGTAAacctcagacttcaactgtatacacacacatacatatttaTGTATATATGTCAGAGCAGCATTGGACTACGATACAGTGGCatttatatagagtacagtatatacatatgagatggatGATGCAATATTTAAACAGTTAGTGactaagatactgtagaatagtatagagtacagtttacacatgagatgagtaatgcaagatatggagacattaaagtggccagtgattcctaatctgtctataggcagcagcctctgatgtgctggagatgAGTGATGTAGTATACAATACAGTATATTCTTATGaaatgggtgatgcaatatgtaaacacaatttaaaagtTACTAAGATAGCGTAgaatagtgtggagtgcagtttatacatatgagatgagtaatgctagaTACGGAACATTATTACAGTGGCTGATGATCCATTTCTAaatgtggccagtgattcctaatctgtCTATAGGCAGCCGCCCCTGacgtgctagtgatggctgtttagcagtctgatggccttgagattgaaaaatagcttctgtctctcggtcctagctttgatgcacttgtactgacctcgccttctagatggtagcggggtgaacaggcagtgcctcgggtggttgatgatctttttggccttcctgtgacatcgggtgctgtaggtgtccaggagggGAGGAGTTTGACCTCGGTAATGCATTGGGCAGAACGAACCACCATCTGGAGAGCTTTGAGGTTGtgagcggtgcagttgccataccaggcggtgatacagcccgacaggatgctctcaattgtgcatctataaaagtttgtgagaataaactgacgagtttcagaagaaagttctttgtttctggccattttgagcctgtaatcgaacccacaaatgctgatgctccagatactcaactagtttaaagaaggccagttatattgcttctttaatcagaacaacagttttcagctgtgctaacataattgcaaaagggttttctaatgatcaattagccttttaaaatgataaacttagattagctaacacaacgtgccattggaacccaggagtgatagttgctgataatgggcctatgtagatatcaattTAAAAAagaagccgtttccagctacaatagtcatttacaacattaatcatgtctacacagtatttctgatcaattttatgtaattttaatggacaaagGCAACAagcaaaaacaaggacatttctaagtgaccccaaacttttgaactgtagtgtatgtgGCAATATTATTTTCTGAAGCTACTCTGAACATATCCCAGcccgcatgatcaaaacaatcttgaagcgtggattccgattggtcagaccagcgttgaatagttctcaccacaggtgcttcctgtttgagtttctgcctataggaggggaggagcAAGATGGAATCGTGGTCCGATTTGCCGAATGGCCTTATAAATGCATTCTGGAAGGTAGTATAGCAATGGTCGAGggttttagcagcgcgagtacaACAGTCAACATGTTGGTAGAATTTCGGGAGCCTTTTCCAGGAACCTGATCCAAAAGGGAAGCAGTGAAGTGTATCAAGTAAAACTCACAACGACCTTATGTCTGCACAGGGCATGTTTTGAAACGATGATAATACTATCTGATGTGAAGCAGAGCAGTGCATCTCCCCAAAGGGATGGGGCTGCTGGACACAATGTTCTCACAGACCTCCATGCCCgctcatacatacagacacactggGCCCCCAATAGCTCATATACATTAACATGACAGACAACCTAGGGGATTGTTCTCATGCTCTCTGAATTGTATCCAACTAATTGTCAGGGTTATTTGGCTTTAATAAATGGAATTAAATATGTCTGAAGCTGATGGTCATTTCTGTTGTCTCTATCAGTCTCACATCAAGTTCCCCATCGACTACCCCTACTCCCCGCCGACCTTCCGTTTTCTCACCAAGATGTGGCATCCCAACATCTACGAGGTAAATGTATTCCCAAAGTATATGAATCCAAACATATTTGAAGAGTTTTCTCCATCCAGAATTTGACTGTTTTTTTGTGTTCCAACAGAACGGCGACGTGTGCAtctccatcctccaccctccCGTTGATGACCCCCAGAGCGGGGAGCTCCCCTCAGAGAGGTGGAACCCCACCCAGAACGTCAGGTACCTCAACCCGCTACAAACATCGTGTTCATTAATTATGGCATGCAATTGAAAACGTTTTTTAAAAATTCGCTACGGAGAACAAAAATAAGCTATTTTTATTTGCTGCCTAATGAGTACACTTTGGCTCAACCACAAAGCTCAAACACTTTCAGATACTCAAGATGCACTTGATATAGCTTGATGAAACGGTGGAATCAAGCGAGTAGTCCCAAAAGGGCAAAcattgcacacctgtatttcaaATTATTTCCCATTTGTATTTGACCTTGGTCGGTCTATCGCACTTCACATGTTTACACATTTTGAgcacaaaaaaatgtaaattaaaagACAATCAACCTTTAGACTATATGTTGAAACAGAGGACTACACATGCAGAAAAAGCCATTGACATCACAACCTTCCAGATCTTTGGGGGAGACCAAAAGACAATATGGAGTGTCATCATAATGCCTCAATTGCATGTCAGAGGTTTAAAGTGCAGAGCTCAGGAGTAGACACAGTCCCTAACAGTCAAAGTGCCAAAAAGATAACACATGCCAGTCGGCGAGACACTTTCTCAACCCCCGGGGCAGGTTGAGAGTGCTGAGTGTGTGTTTAACCAAACATCCAGAGAGGAAGTAGCATCTAATGGAGCCACATGGGTGAGATGGTGAGGTAACATTGCTGTCACAGAAGAAGTCAGTTCAAGTAACTCAACCATTCAAGGAAATCAAGTAAAGCCACATTACTTAGAAGCTACGGTAAAGGACCCATTGTAAATTAAATATTCAGGTAATAGGTATGTTTTAGAGAACATAAAGTCAAATttagtaacgtgtgtgtgtgtacaggaccATCTTGTTGAGTGTGATCTCTCTGCTGAACGAGCCCAACACATTCTCACCGGCCAACGTGGACGCCTCCGTTATGTTCCGCAAGTGGAGGGACAGCAAGGGCAAGGACAAGGAATACGCTGAAATTATCAGGTAGGAAGAACACATGCACACTAACCCAACCATTGATTTACCTTTTTCACAACaaagttgacacacacacacagtcacagtgagTGAACCCTTTGCGATTTCTCTCTCcccaattcccccccccccccccccaacaggaaGCAGGTGGTGTCCACGGTGGCAGAGGCGGAGCGCGACGGTGTCAAGGTTCCCACTACGCTGGCTGAGTACTGTGTCCAGACCCGGGTTCCCTCCCAAGACAGCAGCTCAGACCTGCTCTACGACGACCTCTATGATGATGatatggaggaggaagaggaggatgaagatgaggaggagagcgACATGGAGGCAGGGGGGACTAGTGGAGGTGAAGAAGGGGTCACTACTGGCTGCTATGACGACGACCAGGAGGATTCTGGGAACGAGGACTCTTGATGATGACGAATGCCCCAAATCGACGCACCactccctgccacatccgatccTAGCTCCCTTCTGATCCTGTTAAGCCTGGATCATCCCCTAAAACAAATACATGTGTCTGGTGCATTGATAGTAAATTAATAACTGGACAAATTAGTGGAATTCCAATTAGAGGCGTGGTCGACCACAAAATAAAACTAAAATATCTTTGCGAATATAATTTGTGTAGTTAACAGCAGTCGGAAATGTCTTAATTTGTCCTTTGATATTTGACTTGACCGCATGGTTTTGGTTTCCTTATTCGATGGTCACATAGTCAAAGCCTGCCTCCCTGGTCTGATGGATTGATAGAAAGCAGACAGTTGATGATGAACACAAACCAACAGCCGAGCCCACAGGAGTTGGTTTTGTTGCGAGATGTGCAGATAATATCTGCTTTTTGGAGAGGATCAAGTGTAGTATCTGTTCATATCAGTTTAATATCCAAATGGAATTTATGAACGGGGAGTCGGAAAAGGGGCTTGCTCCATGTAACGACCCAGTATTGCAGTGCATCTGGGAACGGAGCACACAAAAAAAGATGCAGCTGAATGGAATGTGTGCTACTGCGGTTGCTATTGTTTCTGTTCAACTGTCTGCGTTTTATCATGTCACTAGACGCATTTGCTTTAAGTACGTTCCGGGCTTAAGTGTTTAATTTTCTAACCAAATTCTCAGAACCCAGACACCTCTTGGCCCCTTCACACCCTGGTAGTCTTTCATATTCAAGTGTAAGCTGGTtggctttctctctgtctggatGGCTGAATTTTGGTATTTTTGTTAGCCTGGCAGGCTGTCTTGCTCAGTCAACGTGCCCCACTTTCCGTCTCTGGCTTGTCTCACCCTCgttgccagccagccagcctcagtcGTTATGTCCGTTTGACAAACACACAAATCTACAGACAAACTGCCCTGACTGACCCCACTTTCACCCCACACCTCCTTTCACCTCTGACCTCTCCAGAGCTGGTGTGTTCATTAGGAACCAAATGGCAGAAAACTGACAAAACGGGGAAGGACTACCACCTGtttttgttttccgttgcaaaacagtTTGCTACGGTGTTGCCTAATGAGTACgaccctgtatagggcactaggAGGAAGTGCTGTCTCGAACATAGAACCAAAGGAGTTCATTCTCCTGTCCCGCCCGCCCTCTCCATCCATTCTTTCCCTGCCTCCAAACCTCAGGGCCTCCATAGACTCTCACTGGGAGAAAACCGGGGATGTAGTGGAGGACAAACGCACCTTAACACCGTCTACGCACCTATATGTTGTGAAAAGTGTTCCTGCGCCTATTACGCTAAATTAGCGTAGTAAGCGTCCGCATCATTCATTCAGCGTTTAACCACCTTATTTCTTTACTACTACATCCCTGGAGAGAGCTCACACTCAAACTGCTCCTCAGCTTGAGCTTGGTATTGTtttaatgtgtgttttttgcgggggggggttagagaggaaaCTTCAAATCTCCAACAACACCATTGGTCCCCATGTCTCCTACCTTTTCCCCTCCAACCTCTGTGAGTtagtcagaggaggctggtgggaggagctataggaggatgggctcattgtaattgcTGCAATGGGATAAATGGaccggagtcaaacatgtggtttccatatgtttgatgtgtttggagAAGCTATAGAGCCCGTACTCTATAGCTTCTCCCACAAGCCTCCTCTGGATTCAGTgtgttctcttttttttttctcattgcCACCCATTTCTGTGTGTTGCCCTCTTCTATTGGCCATGCTTCACAAAACTACACCAGAAAAGGCTTCTCATCAGATATGCTTTCTTGGAATTGGCGCAAACTCCTGGAATTCCAGTAAGCAAGCCAGGTTAGGTGGTCAAAATGGAAAGTGAAGTTGAATGAGTGGAATTCTGTATTTTAATCAACTATTTACACATGCCAAGAGGCATTAGCCATTGTTTGTTAGTTAGCACATATAGCTAAAAGAGCACATTTAGTTGTCCTCAACATATATCAGCTAAGCTATGACTTGAGCACATGCCACATTGGTGATTCAGAGCTACATGGGCACTATTGCATTTTGTGTGAAAAAGGATGTTTCTTGAAACTCTGTTGCAAATACTTTGGCTAAAGAACAGCATAGGCCCTAAGTAGTAATGCTGAAGTTGTGTAAGTGGGGCAAAGTTAGTCAGGCCAACCCATCAACTGTGCTCATTAGGCCTGCAGTTTTCACGTGTGTGTTTTACCATTACCTGTTTAATGGAACACAGGACCTGTTACACCTTTCACTCACATGGAGGTGCTGGCCTGGATTGTATGCCAAGGAGATTACGTTTCATCACCACTTCCAGTGACGCTACAATCAATCAGTTATAGATAGGTGTGGAGTATTCATTTTCTGTTTGTAAGAGGGAGAGACTTGACTTCTGCTTGAGGAAGACTAACAGAATCAAAATGAGAACTTTTCTCCTACCTTGCTCTGTTGAACTGGGGCTGGCGTCAAGTCAAAAATGAGTTGACCGATGGATCACAAATGGATTGTTCTTCTCAGCCACTGGATGTTTAGGGATGTGATGTCAACGACCTGGGTGAGCCTTTTCTCAATACTCTAAAACGACTTCCTCTCTTCACCCCCTTTTCTTCATGATCACTGATCGGTGAAAGGAGTGGATACATTTCCACCATATTGCTCCCCCCCCAACCTGCCATGCTATTTCAGATCTGTGGTAATGAAGAGGGAAGGAAGCCATTGAAGAGTCTTGAGATGCAGCCGGGTTTACTGTCTCATGCTTACTGACATTTGCCTCCTGTATTAACTAGTAGGAGACTGTTGGAACAGTGTTTACCTGGTCGAAATGACGCTTGACTAGAAGGACCACATGCTAAGCTGTCAGACTCAGTGTTGCAAAGGTGGAGAGCAGTGGACAATTTTTCTCATGtattgtgtgggtgagtgtgtatTTTAAAAATGCTTTTTTTTAAAGGAGATTTTCCCTCAGGCTGAAAATGGTCTCGTTTGGACAAAAAACGACTGTGCCCACAGCCAGTGATGTGGACAATGCTGTCCTCCTTTTTTCATATAATTTTCTCTACCTTTTGTGTTGTGAGGATGCAAATGTCACCTATAAAATGTATATTATAAAATGTTGAATGGACAGGATTGTCTGAAATGTCTTCAAATGTTCATTTATTATCTGTTGTGAATGATGCCATTTGTTTCCTAGAAAGCATCAGCTGCTGTACTTTGACATGGGAAAACTGGGAATGACAAATTGTTTTTCAAAGCAGGTAGTAACTGTTGTAAAGACACTGGGCCCTGTTTGAGCAGTTTTCAAATGCGTCTTTCCTTGAACCATAACTGAATCATCACAATTGTGTAGGTGAAAACTGGGGTTACCCTACATACTAAAACACTGATCTGACATGAGATTGTATCATCTTGAAAGTATCCAAACACTGCCCCAGTTTCTCATTGAATTTACCACACAACTGTGCAACACAATCCTCCCGCCCTTTTTAATAAAAGTCCTAATTAAAATGGTATGAACCATTGGGCTATGCAATTATGGAAAGGAAGCTCGAAGAAGGAAAGTGTCAGTGTAGCAAGTTTAAACTCCAACTTTTTGTCCTACTGTCAAAGGCCACACAGTTTAACAGAAAATGTATTTAAGGTGAAATCAACCATGTCCTTTTGCATTCTCGAGAACATGTTGATGAAGCCATTGGAACTGTTAGGTCTGAGGACTTGAATTGGCTCACTGCTCTTGACTATTCTCAAATACGTTTACCACAGGAGTGCACATGTCCCCAATGGATGTAAAGACCTGCTCATTTTAATTTAAATATGAATCAAGATTCATTATCGTCAACGTCAAAAGTACCTTCATCTGATTTCTCAAGCATGAAATGAGCCACTGGCTGAATGATGCCCTGGCTGGCCTGAGACTTAACTGGTGCACCTCCTGTGAAATACAACTTTTTGTCTCCACCTAGTGTTGATATTTGTTGCAGGAGCACATCTTGCTGTCAGTGGAGTTGGTAACTACTGCTGACATTGAGATCATAAACCTAAATCACCATTTTACTGTGTATTTTCCATAAATATCTCAGGAGTAAA from Salvelinus alpinus chromosome 2, SLU_Salpinus.1, whole genome shotgun sequence carries:
- the LOC139564473 gene encoding ubiquitin-conjugating enzyme E2 R2-like isoform X2, with product MAHHSTPSSQKALMMELKSLQEQPVEGFRIGLVEESDLYNWEVAIFGPPNTLYEGGYFKSHIKFPIDYPYSPPTFRFLTKMWHPNIYENGDVCISILHPPVDDPQSGELPSERWNPTQNVRTILLSVISLLNEPNTFSPANVDASVMFRKWRDSKGKDKEYAEIIRKQVVSTVAEAERDGVKVPTTLAEYCVQTRVPSQDSSSDLLYDDLYDDDMEEEEEDEDEEESDMEAGGTSGGEEGVTTGCYDDDQEDSGNEDS
- the LOC139564473 gene encoding ubiquitin-conjugating enzyme E2 R2-like isoform X1, producing the protein MNSEMSPGVRSGIAMAHHSTPSSQKALMMELKSLQEQPVEGFRIGLVEESDLYNWEVAIFGPPNTLYEGGYFKSHIKFPIDYPYSPPTFRFLTKMWHPNIYENGDVCISILHPPVDDPQSGELPSERWNPTQNVRTILLSVISLLNEPNTFSPANVDASVMFRKWRDSKGKDKEYAEIIRKQVVSTVAEAERDGVKVPTTLAEYCVQTRVPSQDSSSDLLYDDLYDDDMEEEEEDEDEEESDMEAGGTSGGEEGVTTGCYDDDQEDSGNEDS